Proteins encoded together in one Kutzneria kofuensis window:
- a CDS encoding DUF3800 domain-containing protein has translation MPVVLTAFADESFQEDPVHGFYVLAAAVFPPAIHDQVRETMLDLRSRLRSRRTTDKLHWNHLDPYQQEAAAKQVAEIEGFHVVTVGTPVPQRRQERARAACLTRLVLELHSLGVTELVMEAREAELNRRDVQTVIGARYGLVGRPEFRVSHRFGSLDPLLWAADMVAGAVRAHRLGRPAPRDLLDDCLYEITIDTGCRHA, from the coding sequence GTGCCAGTCGTGCTCACCGCGTTCGCGGACGAGTCCTTCCAGGAGGACCCCGTCCACGGCTTCTACGTGCTCGCCGCCGCCGTGTTCCCGCCCGCCATCCATGATCAGGTGCGCGAGACCATGCTGGACCTGCGAAGCCGCCTGCGTAGCCGACGGACCACCGACAAGCTGCATTGGAACCATCTCGATCCCTACCAGCAGGAAGCCGCGGCCAAGCAGGTCGCCGAGATCGAGGGCTTTCACGTGGTCACGGTGGGCACACCGGTGCCGCAGCGCCGGCAGGAGCGCGCTCGCGCGGCGTGCCTGACTCGGCTGGTTCTCGAGCTACACAGCCTCGGTGTCACCGAACTCGTCATGGAGGCACGCGAGGCGGAGCTGAACCGGCGCGACGTGCAGACCGTGATCGGGGCCCGCTACGGCTTGGTCGGCCGGCCCGAGTTTCGGGTCAGCCATCGGTTCGGCTCACTGGATCCGCTGCTGTGGGCCGCCGACATGGTGGCCGGCGCTGTCAGGGCACATCGACTGGGCAGGCCGGCCCCGCGTGATCTTCTCGACGACTGTCTCTATGAGATCACCATCGACACCGGGTGCAGACATGCGTAG
- a CDS encoding GtrA family protein, whose translation MSVGETLIRRVPEPFRSFALKHRELVKFAVVGGTCFVIDTVIFLGLKSTILATHPVTAKIIATLIATIVSYILNREWSFRTRGGRERPHEAALFFLVSGVGVALNSVPLWVSRYVLLLDHNHLSPLGVQVADFVSAQIVGTLVAMAFRWWAFKKFVFPDANARPRLVKD comes from the coding sequence GTGTCCGTAGGCGAAACCCTCATCAGGCGCGTGCCGGAGCCGTTCCGGTCGTTCGCGCTCAAGCACCGCGAGCTGGTGAAGTTCGCCGTGGTCGGCGGAACGTGCTTCGTCATCGACACGGTGATCTTCCTGGGGCTGAAGTCCACCATCCTGGCGACCCACCCGGTCACCGCGAAGATCATCGCGACGTTGATCGCCACCATCGTGTCGTACATCCTCAACCGCGAGTGGTCCTTCCGCACCCGCGGCGGCCGCGAGCGCCCACACGAGGCCGCCCTGTTCTTCCTGGTCAGCGGCGTCGGCGTGGCCCTCAACTCGGTGCCGCTGTGGGTCTCCCGCTACGTGCTGCTGCTGGACCACAACCACCTGAGCCCCCTCGGCGTCCAGGTCGCCGACTTCGTCAGCGCCCAGATCGTCGGCACCCTCGTGGCCATGGCCTTCCGCTGGTGGGCGTTCAAGAAGTTCGTGTTCCCCGACGCCAACGCCCGGCCCCGCCTGGTCAAGGACTGA
- a CDS encoding GtrA family protein, whose protein sequence is MLRFAVVGGTTFVITNVVWYGLKLTVLDTKPITAQAIAIVVATIVSYVLSREWSFQTRGGREGHHEAALFFLVSAIGVGLNLMPTLVSRYVFGLQVPAVSMPVQELSDFFFGSIIGTLIAMVFRWWAFKKWVFPAADVRPERSGSVAHLRAVPSEGDGQSEQVA, encoded by the coding sequence ATGCTGCGCTTCGCAGTCGTCGGCGGCACCACGTTCGTGATCACCAACGTCGTCTGGTACGGCCTCAAGCTGACCGTCCTGGACACCAAGCCCATCACCGCACAGGCGATCGCCATCGTCGTCGCGACCATCGTCTCCTACGTGCTCAGCCGCGAGTGGTCGTTCCAGACCCGCGGCGGACGTGAGGGACACCACGAGGCGGCGCTGTTCTTCCTGGTCAGCGCCATCGGCGTGGGCCTGAACCTGATGCCGACGCTGGTCTCCCGGTACGTGTTCGGGCTGCAGGTGCCGGCGGTCAGCATGCCGGTGCAGGAGCTGTCCGACTTCTTCTTCGGGTCCATCATCGGCACCCTGATCGCGATGGTCTTCCGCTGGTGGGCGTTCAAGAAGTGGGTCTTCCCGGCCGCCGACGTGCGCCCCGAGCGGTCCGGCAGCGTCGCACACCTGCGGGCCGTGCCGTCCGAGGGCGACGGGCAGTCGGAGCAGGTCGCCTAG
- a CDS encoding sigma-70 family RNA polymerase sigma factor — protein MATAPLDVPGPSDAELIDSVRGGNTEAYGSLYERHVGAAYNLARQLTRSTAEADDLVAEAFAKVLDTLRDGRGPDSAFRAYLLTALRHTAYDKTRRDRKLELAEDVTEVASPEAISVQFSDTAVSGLERSLAAKAFARLPERWQAVLWHTEIEGLSPADVAPLLGLTANGVSALAYRAREGLRQAYLQVHLAESTADRCRATVDRLGAWTRGGLSKRETAQVETHLDECERCRALAAELADVNGALRAVVAPLVLGLGAAGYLATIGATTAKAATVVAAGAAGGAAGGAAGAASAVPRQMIGVGASAAALAVVVALALTSGQSKPITANAAPPPPPPATSAPASPTQSPPAQQPPASTTAPSSPSSPPPASPPPPSTPPTTTPAPKADLVPSVPGQPISLVPGGQSVELPVTVTNNGNGPSEPVTATLNLPSGVTAVPGGTQSFGARDLLAADGKQSISCTGGTGTISCTTATGLAPGESVTFRFELTAGPDATGGQITGSIMANGGMAIQITTVDVQVRQVDDLDLTARVWRHDFWTPRVDVSVTNRSTHTGTATVTVNASNDGWLLTLAPCHQDGEQINCKFDLAQGQTTRFSVWVFRWHHRDDALEIAGSLGSAHKVIDVPLDCDPGSDLPPSPLPVVPVTPTTTSTTLPTIPSTTTKTPTTTVQPPRTTTPPATTTPTPPPPQTTTTPPPATTSPSSSTPPPPRTDPGLCLPLLDPRWPFC, from the coding sequence GTGGCGACAGCTCCTCTGGATGTGCCTGGTCCCAGCGACGCGGAGCTGATCGATTCGGTCCGTGGCGGGAACACGGAGGCGTACGGCTCGCTGTACGAGCGGCACGTCGGCGCCGCGTACAACCTCGCGCGCCAGCTGACCCGGTCCACCGCGGAGGCGGACGACCTGGTCGCCGAGGCCTTCGCCAAGGTGCTGGACACGTTGCGCGACGGTCGCGGCCCCGACTCGGCGTTCCGCGCCTACCTGCTGACCGCGCTGCGGCACACCGCGTACGACAAGACGCGCCGGGACCGCAAGCTGGAGCTGGCCGAGGACGTCACCGAGGTGGCCAGCCCCGAGGCCATCAGCGTGCAGTTCAGCGACACCGCCGTGTCCGGGCTGGAGCGCTCGCTCGCCGCGAAGGCGTTCGCCCGGCTGCCCGAGCGCTGGCAGGCGGTGCTGTGGCACACCGAGATCGAGGGCCTGTCCCCCGCCGACGTCGCGCCGCTGCTGGGGCTGACCGCGAACGGCGTGTCGGCGCTGGCGTACCGGGCGCGTGAGGGCCTGCGGCAGGCGTACCTGCAGGTGCACCTCGCGGAGAGCACTGCCGACCGGTGCCGCGCGACCGTCGACCGCCTGGGCGCGTGGACGCGCGGCGGTCTGTCGAAGCGTGAGACGGCCCAGGTGGAGACGCACCTGGACGAGTGCGAGCGATGCCGGGCGCTCGCCGCCGAACTGGCCGATGTGAACGGCGCGCTGCGCGCGGTCGTCGCGCCGCTGGTGCTGGGCCTCGGCGCCGCCGGCTACCTCGCCACCATCGGCGCTACCACCGCGAAGGCCGCGACCGTGGTCGCCGCCGGCGCGGCCGGTGGTGCTGCTGGCGGCGCGGCCGGCGCCGCGAGCGCAGTGCCGCGTCAGATGATCGGCGTCGGGGCCTCCGCAGCCGCGCTTGCAGTGGTTGTCGCCCTCGCGTTGACGTCCGGGCAGAGCAAGCCCATCACCGCCAACGCCGCGCCGCCACCGCCTCCCCCGGCGACGAGTGCCCCCGCGTCGCCGACGCAGTCGCCGCCAGCGCAGCAGCCGCCGGCTTCGACGACGGCGCCGAGCAGTCCCTCGTCGCCACCCCCGGCTTCGCCGCCGCCACCAAGTACGCCACCGACAACGACTCCCGCACCGAAGGCGGACCTCGTACCGTCCGTCCCGGGGCAGCCGATCAGCCTCGTGCCCGGCGGCCAGTCCGTGGAGCTGCCGGTGACCGTGACCAACAACGGCAACGGGCCGTCCGAACCGGTGACGGCGACGCTGAACCTGCCCAGCGGTGTCACGGCCGTCCCCGGCGGCACGCAGTCGTTCGGTGCGCGGGACCTGCTCGCCGCCGACGGCAAGCAGTCCATCAGCTGCACCGGCGGCACCGGCACGATCAGCTGCACCACCGCCACCGGCCTGGCGCCGGGCGAGTCCGTGACGTTCCGCTTCGAGCTGACCGCCGGCCCGGACGCGACCGGTGGCCAGATCACCGGCTCGATCATGGCCAACGGCGGCATGGCCATCCAGATCACCACCGTCGACGTGCAGGTGCGGCAGGTCGACGACCTCGACCTCACCGCGCGGGTGTGGCGGCACGACTTCTGGACGCCGCGGGTCGACGTCTCCGTGACGAACCGGAGCACGCACACCGGCACGGCGACCGTGACCGTGAACGCGTCGAACGACGGCTGGCTGCTCACGCTCGCGCCGTGCCACCAGGACGGCGAGCAGATCAACTGCAAGTTCGACCTCGCGCAGGGGCAGACCACGCGGTTCAGCGTGTGGGTGTTCCGCTGGCACCACCGGGACGACGCCCTGGAGATCGCCGGCTCGCTGGGCAGCGCGCACAAGGTGATCGACGTGCCGCTGGACTGCGACCCGGGCAGCGACCTGCCGCCGTCGCCGCTGCCGGTCGTGCCGGTGACGCCGACGACTACGTCCACGACGCTGCCGACCATCCCGTCGACGACGACCAAGACGCCGACGACGACCGTGCAGCCGCCCAGGACGACGACCCCACCGGCGACCACGACACCGACGCCGCCGCCACCGCAGACCACGACCACGCCGCCGCCCGCGACGACGAGCCCGTCATCGAGCACGCCGCCGCCCCCGCGCACCGACCCCGGGCTGTGCCTGCCGCTGCTCGACCCGCGCTGGCCGTTCTGCTGA
- a CDS encoding GGDEF domain-containing protein — protein sequence MVARNAASSLIGRHDHRDALCTLRARWRSASLASGWPFPSDWALAEVDEVCAAVVTGADLVEVVPALGRARAAAGAGLDETLLDLAALHAVLTSEESLVSADPDATPSKLLRATALGWADAAADQLGTREAVDAMTGMTTTCYLRTRLGEVYRDAAADDHVLILVGLDLSAVEGWTRSVAMVLVAQVLREVFPGGETVSLIGPSVAGVLARRDGRVNSRLARVRWLLARRLTVDPHLHEVGTPSVWPEMLPECHLEACELLAHLGG from the coding sequence GTGGTTGCGCGGAATGCTGCCTCGTCACTGATCGGCCGACACGATCACCGTGACGCGCTGTGCACACTGCGGGCCCGGTGGCGCTCCGCGAGCCTGGCGTCCGGGTGGCCCTTCCCCAGCGACTGGGCGTTGGCCGAGGTCGACGAGGTGTGCGCGGCAGTGGTGACCGGGGCCGACCTGGTCGAGGTGGTGCCGGCGCTGGGCCGGGCCCGCGCGGCCGCGGGCGCCGGACTGGACGAGACGCTGCTGGATCTCGCCGCGCTGCACGCCGTGCTCACGTCCGAGGAGAGCCTGGTCTCCGCCGACCCCGACGCGACCCCGTCCAAGCTGCTGAGGGCCACCGCGCTGGGGTGGGCCGACGCCGCCGCCGACCAGCTCGGCACGCGCGAGGCGGTGGACGCCATGACCGGCATGACCACCACCTGCTACCTGCGCACCCGGCTCGGCGAGGTGTACCGCGACGCCGCCGCCGACGACCACGTGCTGATCCTGGTCGGCCTCGACCTGTCCGCGGTGGAGGGCTGGACCCGCTCCGTGGCGATGGTGCTGGTGGCGCAGGTGCTGCGCGAGGTGTTCCCCGGCGGCGAGACCGTGTCGCTGATCGGCCCGTCCGTGGCCGGCGTGCTGGCCCGCCGCGACGGCCGGGTGAACTCCAGACTGGCCAGAGTCCGCTGGTTACTCGCCCGACGGCTGACCGTGGACCCGCACCTGCACGAGGTCGGCACTCCGAGCGTGTGGCCGGAGATGCTGCCCGAGTGCCACCTCGAAGCCTGCGAACTGCTCGCCCACCTGGGCGGCTGA
- a CDS encoding GntR family transcriptional regulator, with protein sequence MVEFRVDRGSGLPAYLQIAQQVREALRLGWLAPGDRLPAVREVVATSGVNPNTVLKAYRELEFAGLVEARQGAGTFVKAGLGTGDRAALGQLYRELAEWLRRARLAGLEDEDVYALLRTALDGEKE encoded by the coding sequence GTGGTCGAGTTCCGGGTGGACCGGGGCAGTGGCCTGCCGGCGTACCTCCAGATCGCGCAGCAGGTCCGCGAGGCGCTGCGGCTGGGCTGGCTGGCGCCGGGCGACCGGCTGCCCGCGGTCCGCGAGGTGGTCGCCACCAGCGGCGTGAATCCGAACACGGTCCTCAAGGCGTACCGCGAGCTGGAGTTCGCCGGGCTGGTCGAGGCCCGGCAGGGCGCCGGCACGTTCGTCAAGGCCGGTCTCGGCACGGGCGATCGCGCGGCACTGGGCCAGCTCTACCGGGAGTTGGCCGAGTGGCTGCGCCGGGCACGACTGGCCGGACTGGAGGACGAGGACGTGTACGCCCTGCTGCGTACCGCCCTGGACGGGGAGAAGGAATGA
- a CDS encoding ABC transporter ATP-binding protein has protein sequence MTDGLALAARGLGKRYRSTWALRDCSFELPAGRVAALVGTNGAGKTTLLTMIAGLLQPTDGEVRLPATGRVAFVAQDKPLYRNFTPLDMLRLGAKLNREWDQVRALDWLARFDVPPGRPCGRLSGGQQAQVAFAVAIGSRPSLLVLDEPLSDLDPLARRDVVNELLTEVADTGMTMLMSTHVVAELSGVADHLLLLADGALLMSGDVDDLLAEHRVYTGPRSLQPPVPGEVVQASHAGGQSTFLLCGDVAVDEPWTVRPATLEELVLAKLSAGWTVAA, from the coding sequence ATGACCGACGGCCTCGCGCTGGCCGCCCGCGGGCTCGGCAAGCGCTACCGCAGCACCTGGGCGCTGCGGGACTGCTCGTTCGAGCTGCCCGCGGGCCGTGTGGCGGCGCTGGTCGGCACCAACGGCGCCGGCAAGACCACGCTGCTCACGATGATCGCCGGCCTGCTGCAGCCGACCGACGGGGAGGTGCGGCTGCCCGCGACCGGCCGGGTCGCGTTCGTGGCGCAGGACAAGCCGCTGTACCGCAACTTCACCCCGCTTGACATGCTTCGCCTGGGCGCCAAGCTCAATCGCGAGTGGGACCAGGTGCGCGCGCTGGACTGGCTGGCCCGGTTCGACGTGCCGCCGGGCCGTCCGTGCGGGCGGCTGTCCGGCGGGCAGCAGGCGCAGGTGGCGTTCGCCGTGGCGATCGGGTCGCGGCCTTCGTTGCTGGTGCTGGACGAGCCACTGTCCGATTTGGACCCACTGGCCCGGCGCGACGTCGTCAACGAGTTGCTGACCGAGGTCGCGGACACGGGCATGACAATGCTGATGTCCACGCACGTGGTCGCCGAGCTGAGCGGCGTCGCGGACCACCTGCTGCTGCTCGCCGACGGCGCGCTGCTGATGTCCGGCGACGTCGACGACCTGCTCGCCGAGCACCGCGTCTACACGGGGCCGCGGTCGCTGCAGCCGCCGGTGCCGGGTGAGGTCGTGCAGGCCAGCCATGCCGGCGGCCAGTCCACGTTCCTGCTCTGCGGTGACGTTGCGGTGGACGAGCCGTGGACGGTTCGGCCGGCCACGCTGGAGGAGCTGGTGCTGGCCAAGCTGTCCGCGGGTTGGACGGTGGCGGCGTGA
- a CDS encoding 5-(carboxyamino)imidazole ribonucleotide synthase, with the protein MDSRTGLPVVGMVGGGQLARMTHQAAIPLGQALRVLSVTANEPAPLVTPEVMLGHHTDLQALREFAAGCDVLTFDHEHVPTEHLRTLVAEGVKVFPGPDALLHAQDKLVMRRKLAELELPIPPFAEVNSVGDVLAFGAAHGWPCVLKAARGGYDGRGVWMLNQPQSAHNVVPELLEAGTPLLVEQCVPMRREFAALVARSPFGQGATWPLVQTVQSDGICVEVLAPAPDVPVEESEAAQELALRIADALGVVGVLAVELFDTRDGVIVNELAMRPHNSGHWTIEGARTSQFEQHLRAVLDYPLGATDNVAPAVVMANVLGASATPKMGVDERLHHLFARFKDVHVHLYGKAERPGRKVGHVTVLGDDMTEARRRATLAAGWLAEAEWADGYDIHGGK; encoded by the coding sequence GTGGACTCTCGCACCGGTCTTCCCGTCGTCGGCATGGTGGGCGGCGGCCAGCTCGCCAGGATGACGCACCAAGCCGCGATCCCGCTCGGCCAGGCACTGCGTGTGCTCTCGGTCACGGCGAACGAGCCGGCTCCGCTGGTCACCCCCGAGGTCATGCTCGGCCATCACACCGACCTGCAGGCGCTGCGCGAGTTCGCCGCCGGCTGCGACGTGCTCACGTTCGACCACGAGCACGTGCCCACCGAGCACCTGCGCACGCTGGTCGCCGAGGGCGTGAAGGTGTTCCCGGGGCCGGACGCGCTGCTGCACGCCCAGGACAAGCTGGTGATGCGCCGCAAGCTGGCCGAGCTGGAGCTGCCGATCCCGCCGTTCGCCGAGGTCAACTCGGTCGGCGACGTGCTCGCCTTCGGCGCCGCGCACGGTTGGCCGTGCGTGCTCAAGGCGGCCCGCGGCGGCTATGACGGCCGGGGCGTGTGGATGCTCAACCAGCCGCAGAGCGCCCACAACGTGGTGCCCGAGCTGCTCGAGGCCGGCACACCGCTGCTGGTGGAGCAGTGCGTGCCGATGCGCCGGGAGTTCGCCGCGCTGGTCGCCCGCTCCCCGTTCGGGCAGGGCGCGACCTGGCCGCTGGTGCAGACCGTGCAGTCCGACGGCATCTGCGTCGAGGTGCTGGCGCCCGCGCCGGACGTGCCCGTCGAGGAGTCCGAGGCCGCCCAGGAGCTGGCGCTGCGCATCGCCGACGCGCTCGGCGTGGTCGGTGTGCTGGCCGTCGAGCTGTTCGACACCCGGGACGGCGTGATCGTCAACGAGCTGGCGATGCGCCCGCACAACTCCGGGCACTGGACCATCGAAGGCGCCCGGACCTCGCAGTTCGAGCAGCACCTGCGGGCCGTGCTGGACTACCCGCTGGGCGCGACCGACAACGTCGCCCCGGCGGTGGTGATGGCCAACGTGCTCGGCGCGTCCGCCACCCCGAAGATGGGCGTCGACGAGCGGCTGCACCACCTGTTCGCGCGGTTCAAGGACGTGCACGTCCACCTGTACGGCAAGGCCGAGCGGCCGGGCCGCAAGGTCGGGCACGTGACCGTGCTCGGCGACGACATGACCGAGGCCCGGCGGCGGGCGACGCTGGCCGCCGGCTGGCTCGCCGAGGCCGAGTGGGCCGACGGGTACGACATCCACGGAGGTAAGTAG
- the purE gene encoding 5-(carboxyamino)imidazole ribonucleotide mutase has protein sequence MGSDSDWPVMEAAAQALAEFDVPYEVSVVSAHRTPQRMLDYARDAAGRGLQVIIAGAGGAAHLPGMVASATPLPVIGVPVPLKYLDGMDSLLSIVQMPAGVPVATVSVGGARNAGLLAVRILAAADPELQARMTRFQADLEQLVLEKDDALRRKAQAQLGE, from the coding sequence ATGGGCAGTGACTCGGACTGGCCCGTCATGGAGGCCGCCGCGCAGGCGCTCGCCGAGTTCGACGTGCCCTACGAGGTCAGCGTGGTGTCCGCGCACCGGACGCCGCAGCGCATGCTCGACTACGCCCGTGACGCCGCCGGCCGCGGCCTGCAGGTGATCATCGCCGGCGCCGGCGGGGCCGCCCACCTGCCCGGCATGGTCGCGTCCGCGACCCCGCTGCCGGTGATCGGCGTGCCGGTGCCGCTGAAGTACCTCGACGGGATGGACTCGCTGCTGTCCATCGTGCAGATGCCCGCCGGGGTGCCGGTGGCCACCGTCTCGGTGGGTGGCGCGCGCAACGCCGGGCTGCTCGCCGTGCGGATCCTGGCCGCCGCCGACCCCGAGCTCCAGGCCCGGATGACCAGGTTCCAGGCCGACCTGGAGCAGCTCGTGCTGGAGAAGGACGACGCGCTGCGACGCAAGGCACAGGCGCAGCTAGGTGAATGA
- a CDS encoding acyl-CoA dehydrogenase, translating into MNPDFGTYQLAEEHEELRQAIRALADKEIAPFAAEVDDQERFPREALDALVKSGFAAVHVPEEYDGQGADSVATCIVIEEVARVCASSSLIPAVNKLGTMPIILAASDELKRQVLPSIASGEAMASYALSEREAGSDTASMKTRARRDGDSWVLNGTKCWITNAGESTWYTVMAVTDPNAAKPSNGISAFVVHKDDPGFSVGAKERKLGIKGSPTREIYFEDCTIPADRIIGEPGTGLKTALRTLDHTRPTIGAQAVGIAQGALEAAIAYVKERKQFGKAIADFQGVQFMLADMAMKIEAARHMVYVAAAKAERGEANIGFITAAAKCYASDVAMEVTTDAVQLFGGAGYTRDFPVERMMRDAKITQIYEGTNQIQRVVMSRALLRG; encoded by the coding sequence GTGAACCCCGACTTCGGCACCTATCAGTTGGCCGAGGAGCACGAGGAGCTGCGGCAGGCGATCCGTGCCCTGGCGGACAAGGAGATCGCGCCGTTCGCGGCCGAGGTCGACGACCAGGAGCGGTTCCCGCGCGAGGCCCTGGACGCGCTGGTCAAGTCCGGCTTCGCCGCCGTGCACGTGCCCGAGGAGTACGACGGGCAGGGCGCCGACTCGGTCGCCACCTGCATCGTCATCGAGGAGGTCGCGCGGGTCTGCGCCTCGTCCTCGCTGATCCCGGCCGTGAACAAGCTCGGCACCATGCCGATCATCCTGGCCGCCTCCGACGAGCTGAAGCGGCAGGTGCTGCCCTCGATCGCCAGCGGCGAGGCGATGGCCTCGTACGCGCTGAGCGAGCGGGAGGCTGGCAGTGACACCGCGTCCATGAAGACCCGGGCGCGGCGGGACGGCGACAGCTGGGTGCTCAACGGCACCAAGTGCTGGATCACCAACGCCGGCGAGTCCACCTGGTACACGGTGATGGCCGTGACCGACCCGAACGCCGCCAAGCCGTCCAACGGCATCTCGGCGTTTGTCGTGCACAAGGACGACCCCGGCTTCTCCGTCGGGGCCAAGGAGCGCAAGCTCGGCATCAAGGGCTCGCCCACGCGGGAGATCTACTTCGAGGACTGCACCATTCCCGCCGACCGGATCATCGGCGAGCCCGGCACCGGCCTCAAGACCGCGCTGCGGACCCTCGACCACACCCGTCCCACCATCGGCGCCCAGGCCGTGGGCATCGCGCAGGGGGCGCTCGAGGCTGCCATCGCGTACGTCAAGGAGCGCAAGCAGTTCGGCAAGGCCATCGCCGACTTCCAGGGCGTGCAGTTCATGCTCGCCGACATGGCCATGAAGATCGAGGCCGCCCGGCACATGGTGTACGTCGCCGCCGCCAAGGCCGAGCGGGGTGAGGCCAACATCGGCTTCATCACCGCCGCGGCCAAGTGCTACGCGTCCGATGTCGCCATGGAGGTCACCACCGACGCCGTGCAGCTCTTCGGCGGCGCCGGCTACACCCGGGACTTCCCCGTCGAGCGCATGATGCGCGACGCCAAGATCACTCAGATCTACGAGGGCACCAACCAGATCCAGCGTGTGGTCATGTCCCGCGCCCTCCTGCGCGGCTGA
- a CDS encoding DoxX family protein: MEHGRNVAGLLARLVVGVVLIMHGWQKFFEYGIGGTTASFVQMGVPLPGVSAVFAATVEVVGGAALIVGIGLPVVGLLIAIDMAGAFVFAKMGAPLIAPGGGQLELVLLVGGLLAGFAGGAYSLDKVLFRAREKGAAPQPVTA; encoded by the coding sequence GTGGAACACGGGCGCAACGTCGCCGGCCTGTTGGCACGCCTTGTGGTCGGCGTTGTCCTGATCATGCACGGCTGGCAGAAGTTCTTCGAGTACGGCATCGGCGGCACGACGGCGAGCTTCGTCCAGATGGGAGTGCCGCTGCCGGGCGTCTCGGCGGTGTTCGCGGCGACGGTGGAGGTGGTCGGCGGCGCGGCGCTGATCGTCGGCATCGGCCTGCCGGTCGTGGGCCTGCTGATCGCGATCGACATGGCCGGCGCGTTCGTGTTCGCCAAGATGGGGGCACCGCTGATCGCGCCGGGCGGCGGCCAGCTGGAGCTGGTGCTGCTGGTGGGCGGCCTGCTGGCCGGTTTCGCGGGCGGCGCCTACAGCCTGGACAAGGTGCTGTTCCGGGCCAGGGAGAAGGGCGCCGCGCCGCAGCCCGTCACTGCTTGA
- a CDS encoding TIGR03089 family protein gives MSLTERLFAPLLSVPAKPLVTHYDDALGSRIELSRATVANWAAKTANWLRDELDVEVGSAVSVALPAHWQTVGVLLGAWWCGAHVVADPDGATVAFIGPDGSAPGAESVAVVALDPLGRGLSGEAPAGGLDYLVESRIFGDDFIAYDKVSGDAPAFHGSTVDELVARAADRAGALNIGSDDRVLSTLDWSTPDGLVDGLLSVLSAGASLVQCSNLDVAALPKRRESERTTVELIKQ, from the coding sequence ATGAGCCTCACGGAACGGCTGTTCGCCCCGCTGCTGTCGGTCCCGGCCAAGCCGCTGGTCACCCACTACGACGACGCGCTGGGCAGCCGGATCGAGCTGTCACGGGCGACCGTGGCCAACTGGGCCGCCAAGACCGCGAACTGGCTGCGGGACGAGTTGGACGTCGAGGTCGGCAGCGCCGTTTCCGTTGCGCTGCCGGCACACTGGCAGACCGTCGGCGTGCTGCTCGGGGCCTGGTGGTGCGGGGCCCATGTCGTCGCCGATCCCGACGGCGCGACGGTCGCGTTCATCGGTCCCGACGGTTCCGCTCCCGGCGCCGAGTCCGTCGCCGTCGTCGCGCTGGATCCGTTGGGGCGCGGGCTTTCCGGCGAGGCCCCCGCCGGCGGCCTGGACTACCTCGTCGAGTCCCGGATCTTCGGCGACGACTTCATCGCCTACGACAAGGTTTCCGGCGACGCCCCAGCCTTCCACGGCTCCACTGTGGACGAGCTCGTCGCCCGTGCCGCCGATCGTGCTGGCGCGCTGAACATCGGCTCCGACGACCGCGTGCTGTCCACCCTGGACTGGTCCACTCCGGACGGACTGGTCGACGGGTTGCTGTCGGTGTTGTCCGCCGGGGCGTCGCTCGTGCAGTGCAGCAACCTCGATGTCGCCGCCCTGCCCAAGCGTCGCGAGTCCGAGCGCACCACGGTAGAGCTGATCAAGCAGTGA